Sequence from the Dysidea avara chromosome 5, odDysAvar1.4, whole genome shotgun sequence genome:
CGCTTTCACAAAGCAAAAGGAGATCGAACACTCCACACACAAGCTCTAGCACATCAACTGATCAGACTTCACACACTCCATCTGGATCTATAGATGACCATGACTACTGCGATATTGGACACAAAAACAATCCTCTATCATCTAGTGGTCGACTAAATGCTGGTAATTTGAAGCGTATCAAGGATGCAACTAAGGTAATGTCATTGTTCAAACTATGTTGTATTCATGCACACTTTCTTTCTGCAGCTCTCCAGAAAAACAAGTGATAGTTTTCGCTATCAAAATATCATTGGAAGACGATTCTCTGGAGAATTTGCTCCTATAGATGAGCTTGAATATCAGAAACTAGAAGATGCGTATGAAGAAGCTCTGAAATATGGTGCCGTGGATGTCACCTATGTTCGACTGATGTTAATCGGTCTACCAGAAGCTGGAAAAACAACTACACGATTCTCATTGATGGGTGAAAAAGCACCAAACAATCTGTCAAGAACAAAGTTAGTGGAGCCATGTCAGAAACCAATCCGGAGACAGTTGGCTGTGACTGGTAACCACGGGTGGAGTTACATCAATCATGAGCAAGAAGATGAAGATTTGGCTCTCCTTCTGAATCGTCTCATGAACTGTGGTGAAAACGATGCTGGTATATTGAGAGATTCCTCTAGCATTACGTCAAATTTTGCTCACAATTTTCATCGTCAAAGTGATCCTGAATCATCACTGCCAATAATTGGACCAACAAACAGAAGTGCTTCTTTGTCTCCATTTACTGCTCCTCCACCACTTCCTCCCAAGCAAAATTATCTTACCATGCATAACCCATCACTGAATATGCCATACAAAGCAGATGGAAACAGAAGGGGATCGTCTCATAACACAGAGGAGGGTAATTTGATATCGCCATCAAAAGATAAACTCTTAAGTGTTTCATTACATCAGTCCAACAGCATACATAGCGACACGACAGAAGCTTCTGAAACTTCCTTGTTTGTTACGCAAACAAAACAACACAGTTTGAATACATGTTCCAGCACCCCATGCCTGTTAGATCCACAGCTGCGAATCCGAAGACTGTCAGCTCCACTTGTTAAGTATGCAGATGTATCGAATAACCACACTAGAACACTAGACACACTCCATCGCAAACTCAAACCCAGCAGTATAAAAATACCTGACAGCAACTGGAGTCAGAATCAGTTTTTGCAACAGGGATCAAAATTTAGACAGAAGATAAAACAGAATGTGTTTAACAAGCTTAAAGAGCAAGGTGAAAATGAGTGTCCTCCTGGCTTTGATAATGAAGTCTTGATCAACATTTGGGACTGTGGTGGCCAGTTTGTGTTTAGAGAGATTTTACCAGCTTTCCTTGCACAAAAGGTTGCGTATCTGCTCATCTATGATGCCAGTAAAGATCTTGAAACGGTATACCAGGAACCTGGTACCTATCCTGGTTGTTATGCAGAGGGAAATACATTCCATCACATGCAGAAATGGATGGCCGCTATTCATGCTCATTCCACACTCCTCCTACCTTCAGCTTCGCTTTATCCTCGTATGCTTGTCATTGGCACCCATGGGGATGCTCTCAAGACTGGAGAAGGCTCCTATGAGCTAGCAAAAGAAAAGATCATATCAAAAATCAAGTCTCACTTTAAAGGAAAAAGGTTTGCTGATCTTGTGCTTGCACATTTCATTGTAGACAACACTACTGGTGGTGAAGGCAGTAATGAAGATTCTTCATTTGAGATGATACGATGTCAAGTTGAGGAGTATGCAAAGCAGTCTCTTACCATTAGCACCCCCATAAGCTGGGTGCTCTTTCGAAGAGTGTTTCAAGCTACAATCACAGAAGATGGTATCCCATTTGTCAGCATGTCCGTTGCCAAAGAGATAGCTGCTGAGTGCAAAATCGATGAGGACACCCTCTCCCAGGTTTTGGTGTTTTATCATCAAGTTGGCTTGTTGCTGCACTATGCATCTGTGCCTATTCTAGATGAAGTGGTTATTGCAGATCCTCAGTGGTTGGTAAATTCCCTTTCATTATTATTTTCACTTCACTCCTCTGACCACGAAGAGCTGGCGTCACTTTGGACCCAATTACATGAAAAGGGAGTCTTGGAAAAAGCATTGTATGAAAGCATCTGGAGTGATTGTGGAATAGATCCCCAGGGTCTACTGaatctgttagagtattttctGCTTGCTGCACCCATTAAACCTGCAGTAAAACAACAGTTTTCTGATTGCGCGTATTTTGTTCCATCTTTGTTAAGTTCCTGGGCATCTGAAGAAGAGGGTTCAAATCTTGAAGAAGCTGTACAGACTGCAGCACCTCTATTCTTAGTATTTAACACTGAGTATGTTCCTCCAGGATTCTTCATTCGTCTTGCTGCAACATTTTCTAGTGTTGATGGTGTTGAGATCATCTTTGACAGTGGTGTCTATCGAAACCGAATCACCTTTTCAATTGGAGAAGCTGATGAACTTACGATTGTTGAAAACCTTGAATCAATCAAGATTACTCTTGCTAGGTACTTTGACTACAAGGACACATCGTGTGAATTTTCACAAGCTTGTCTCAAAGCGAAGCATAATTTGCTAAGTTGCTGTTCAGCTATCACTCAACAATGGATGCCCGCTGTTAAAGCTACTACAGCATTTCAGTGTCAAAAGGTTCAATGCAGAAATAAACCATCACATTACATTCATTTTGACAACACTGTGAAGTCGTGCTTACGATGCTCTTATTCCAAGATCAGAGAAAAACCCTCAGCAATCCAAAAGCTCTGGCTCCAACCTATTAACCCAAATACTGTAAGTGTATAAACCCAAACACTGTGAGTGGAACAAGGGAACAACAAATTTTAATTTAGAATTTAGCAGTGGGCCAATATGCCATTATGAAGTTAGAAAAACTTTATGTTTAATGTGCTAACTACTTAGAATATTAAACCAATTTCATTACAAAGAACAAATAGGTAAACTGAATTCCAAAAGTAAACTATCAATTCACATTGTAGCGTGGCGGTGAAGAACATTGAAAAaataaattcataattttataTGATATTAGAAATAAAGGTAAACTCTTATGTAGCCTTGCACTACTCCAGTCAAGACTATAGTTCTAAATAACTAACATTGTACAGGTACTCTTTAGGTGATGGCATATAATAAGCAGAATATTTTAGTCTAATATATGTAagtgtatgtatattatatatatatacacaccagAACTATTTATTTTCCAATTGCAAGTATGTGAAACTCAAGAGGAATAAACAAAAGCCTTTGGTTGCCTTGTTCAAGTGACAATTTACTAATCCAAACTTGAGAATAATTACCAAAGTGAAATAGCAATGCAGTGATCCCTCCATTAATTATCTGAATTGttgaagtgactgttctattagagtattttgactatgtgtgttctattagactaattAAACAGGGCTTGTATATAAATGAGTGGGCTTCATCAAATTTCTTATCTAAACACACTCAAGGGTTaatagagggaccactgtaaATTCTCGTTGTTGGTTGGGTCTGGAATGCATTTGCAATGATAGTATGAGACGTGCGTAGCCTATATATAAATACACAGTAGTAACCATGTATTATATTTGTACCATATAGGCACATGATATGAAGGATGAGGTTGTTACCATGAAACTGCTGTCCAAAGTTGCAACAAAACTTGATGTTCCCAAACTAGAACACCTGGCCTGTCATTTGGGAATCAACTCATATGATGCAATCAAAGCTGACAACCACCACTATTATGAAAGGTCAATGGCAGTGTTGAAAGAATGGTATGACATGGGTAAAGGTGATATCAGTGATTTGCAACAAGCCCTGCAAGAAACAGGACATCACAAAGCTGCCCGACTGTAAGTACTATATTTTAGTATTTGATCAGTAAACCGATCCATTGTTGTATGTAGAATACCCACAAAGTATGAGTACAGTAGTCAACTCCCACTAAGTTTTCATTCTGGTTTTCCTGCTAATGGAATTTCAATGTCCATGCCACCAACAATTCACCTTCCTTGTGGACAACTACCCTTTCGACAGTCTTTTCGCAAGGTACTGTGTATACTTTTATGACACATTGTCTTACATAATTTTTAACAGAAAGCTATCAATACTCCTACAACGAAAGAATTGACATTGTCAAAAATAGTACAGATGTCATCACGTATTAAAGATGAAAGCAAAGTGATTGTTTTAGCAGTTTTGCTGGGTTATTCAGAACAAGAATTTTTTGACATGCAGTGTGATTATCACACAACACGTCTACTAGCTCTTCACATGATCACAGAGTGGTGGAAAAAATCTGATGGCACTTTTAGTGAATTAGCAGAGTTCTTGAAGGCCGTAGGTTTAGGTGACTGCCTTCAATAACACTGTGTGGAAtacaaaaatgtgtgtgtgtgtgtgtgtgtgtttgctcAATGTACTGTACCATAATAATAAACTGCATATTTTAAAGTAGGAGAATAAAGTGAAAATGAGGACTTTGCATTTTACATTGGTCATGCAATTTCTTTTGCCAAGAATACACGGTGTGTTTTTGCAGTTTACCTACTGGATCCACAAAAGTTGGGtgtgtacaaaatacaaaaaaaaaaaaaaaaaaaaagcacaAGAAGGAAAAGAAAGATAGTCTTTGGTAATATTAATGTACACTACATTGTAATTTTATCACTTCGTGTTGCACATGTTCTTCATTAATTGTTACAGCCAGATGAAGGTGTTCAAACTACACACTGATACTGACATGCCAACAATACACTCAAGCGTTATTTTTACCACCACCTTGCAATGATTATTCTTCACTTGAAATTACAACCAAGGCAATGTGTTTGTCCTGGGATGTAACTTATAGAATAACACATTGATGTTTTTAACTAAACAACAACTATTCATTTCTGCTGCATAGGTATGAATACACAATTTTAGAAAAAATAAAAGATTACAAAGCAGTATGCTACTTTACAAATCACTTGTTTGGTCCTAATCTATTGTCATACACTGTTTTAGCCAATGCACTTAACTTAGCAGCATCAAGAGCTGATACAACTTTATTCCAAGTCCGGTCAGCAGCAATGTTTTGTTGCCACCAAGATTGTAGCATCTTACGGAAAAATTTACTGCTGTTAGCTGGTGGGATTATGTCCAACTGTGTTTCATCAATCTCTAATTCCAGCCCTAACTCATACCAGTGCTCAGCCATTGGCACTAACACTTCATTAGATAAATCCTTCATTGGGACTTTTTGATTAAGCCCTACAGCAAAGAGAAACTTCACATTAATCAATGATCATCACATGTACGAACTACAACTAGTCTGGATATTAGAAACATTTCAGACACAACAAGAATTTAGTCAACTTTCAACTACCAATATTAGAACAtccaattactctaatagaacaatcattacAGCATTCAACTGACTGACAGAACACTCGAGCCAGTCACAAAAATAGTGTGTTATTTGGCCAAGAAAACCCAAAGTGACCACACAACACAGTAAATCAAAATTGAGTGAATTATACAGAACTGCCTCTTACAGCAGAAAAAATGCAACCCAGCTATTCCTAATAAGATACCTGTAAATATCATATGTTCCCCAAAAATTAAGGGCACCCACACCAAAATGCTACTATTAAAATCCATCATACAGAAACACTCTATGCAACCATAAGTACCTTTACATAAGAGTCACTCCCCAGTATTCTGTTGACAGGTTTGAGTCAATTATGTTTGCTACTTTGCTGCTTTAAAGCAATGCTCAAAAATCAAACCTATTACTTATTACAATTATACTTTTAAAATGTTTGAGAACTGACTGCTTCTACTAGAGTATACCAGTATTTCCTGTCTGCTGTATTaaaataagtgactgctctagagtatcttgatcttatttctgcgAAGTGTGAATAATTAATAACACATTATTGATAACCCTTGGGGCACCGAGGGTTATCTAGTGTGGTTGtgttgttaccactttaacTGCTGCGTATTTCATTCATAGGTTAAAAGAAGGTGCCATTAGTGATGAGTTTAACAAATGAAACATGTGGATTGCTCCACAAACACTTTATTAATCCAAAGTTATGGTGATATTTGCTGTTTGTCTTGGCCTTCCTCACTTCTTGATGAACTCTCAATGTACAGaagtgatagcaataaattcttttcaacCATGGTAGTGTAATACATCTAGCGATACTCAGACGAGGGATTGACAAACTCAACAAAACTAGggacaagattttgaaatcttaTAAAAATTCAAGATTCCATAAGATCGTCAACTAGTCCAGATTTTTTCAGCAATCTACACATTTCAGGCCAGGCTTCTTGCGGGTCCCTATGATTTAGACTAGAAATTTCTTAGCTGTTTAAACTAACAAGCCTTCATGGATCACATGGTCAGTAACCCTACATGGTAAAAATAGAGTGTGCTATAAAAGGCTAGTGCCTAAAGGGACTAAGGTCCACGTGTTGTTCAAAGTGTTGTCACACAAAGTTTAAGTTACTACACTGCTATTCACTGCTGCTTGGTTTGTGAACCAAAGCTATTGTAAGTTGTTCATTAGGTACAAATCGCATTTTTATACCTGGTTTGTGTGCTAATCTAGGTGATACTGTCGTGGCCATGCTATAGAAAATGGGACAAAGCAGCAAAGCCGATCCACATGTTGTCACCTGGCACTAGGGATCTGGagatagtacatacagtacatccaTATGCTTATTCAATTTCCCTGAGGGTTTTGCACAATAGTACTTCATTATAAATGCAGCAAtattgtgtagtgtgttcatgtttcgCTGTCATTTTGTGCATTGTGTATTTTACTTGAAAATATGaaaaaattgtcctattatgctggcaaaaTGCTTAATACTTTTGCTGTATATCAAACACTTTTAAAACCAGTGATTACAATTGAAAACCATACAATATAGCAGAACACTGCTATCATAAATTAGTGACACACAAGTGATTACTTCTGTCCATTTTCAGACAACATGCATTTAATCCGGAAGGTGCATGTAAAGCAAATTTTGCAAAAAGTTGTCCAGTACATAGTACTGTAGCAACTCAGAATTTTCAGATTAAACAAGTATACAGTAACTTTTCAAAGTAGTGCACGTACCTCTTTCATGGTTATTTTTCAAGTCCTCGTAGAGTTGTTTGTTGAGCCTTGTACGTTTTATTGCCTCTATCAAATCATTCCAAGTTTGTTTCAGTGACTGCTGTTTCCACAACTCAAACACTTTCGACATATTCTCTTCTGGATCATCCTTGTAATCTGCTGATATTGCATCCAATTCATATGACTCCAAGCCAAGTTGCAGTCCAAGTTGTTTCCATTTGTGAACAGCACCTCGACTTAGATCGCCATACACTGAAGCAAAACTTTCTATTTGAATTGATAGTTCTGTGGGTAAGGATAAGCAATAGATCTTAACCTTAGTCACTGACTGCTAAaagtgagtgctctattagagtactctgTTATTCTATTAAACAGAGTtctgtatgggcttcagttataaacaaatccACTTATCTGAACAGTTTTGAGTAAGTCTAGGAACaaaggtgtttggataactgaggatctACTGTATTTAATTCTACATGTATTCACTAAGTATAGTacgttcatgttgagctgaatcctcaaaaacatttaataactcatggatgcaattacacatgatcttgaaatttggctcatttgtagtactgcttgatctgctaaaaatattttgaaatccttttgttcaaatgtttgacataatatttacagccaatcaaaattttcacaatacatttcctatggggaagccatataagcacagtgtccattacagccctttcctgaacttgtaatggagccaaaccgtacatgtctgttgttgacacctttgctgttaccaataatcatctagttggctgaaatgttaactctgttgagaaaaaatccacttttaatttttagctgtttttcaggattcagctcaacgtgaacatactatagtttaaTCATTAAAACGGCACTAAATGTCAATAGTAAACTTTACACAACATACTTTCCCGAGCCAACTCTCCAACACTCTCTTCAGATTTAGGCACATCTGAAATAACAGATTGTAAGAATGCAGCAAATTTTGTACAGCATATATGTACTTTGTATCCTTGGTTTAGCTGCCTCTCCATTGCTGTCTTCTACTTTAGATGTAATTGAAATATTAATGCAATACAAAATGGtacaaagaaattatcataCATAACGTAAAGTCAAGTATGATTACAGTGTACATGGAGATGTGTGTTATTTAACCAAGAAAGCCATCAGTGTGACATTAATTAATATGAAGAGAAAACAGAAAACTTCTTTATGGCTCTGTGGCACCGTTACAGTTAATGTGAAAGTCATGACTGCCACACTTTGTAAGCATAGATACTCCACAATGCAGTATTTTCCAAAAGCGAATCACACCACTGCAAACAGCAAACTAAAATATGTATTGAGCCCTGTCACATCCCTTATCCTACATTTTGTGTACAGAGACTATTCAGCTATCATGAAATAGTTTTGcactattattattgattaacCTGTGGATGGATCACATACAGTTGTACAAGCATATTGCTATCATAGGAGTGTCATTTAGAAAGACATCAGAGTATGGGTACAACCAACaacaatagaacagtcactcgaATACAAAATAAGTAAAAAAAGGATGTTTACAGTATATCACACTTACATACTGTAATGCCACCCACTTCCCCCCATCAACCACCACCAATCTACTAATGCCAGTTGATCACTTTTTTCTTACaaaatacactgtatatagaaATTCTAGAAGGTTCTAAAAAAGTGAAAATGACTGTTGTACTACTAGAGAACAAAACTACAAGATGTTCTTTGCTATATATGCCTTCAGAAAAGAAAGTAATTGCAAGCAAcaatttttaatggttttgcAACTCTCAAGACAATAGCTTTAAAATATCATAATTACAGTACGTATTGCAGGGGTTTTAGCAGCTATTCAGATTCAATGCATGGATattatttattgaaatattttaagTGCCACAAAAGATAATAGCTGTATGCGGCCTTGGTAATTAAACATCGTCCTCGGGTCTCTAAATAGTGTAGAAACTGATGTCGACCCATTCTAAGTGATTGTAAAAATTTCCTAGGCTAAGAAACAgtgagagaaagtggcaaaACTGTGTGATAGCATTGGGATTTATCCTTAAGTGAGTTGATCGTGTCAGTGGCCACTGCACAGGCATGACATTCATAACTATAGATAGTGCCAGtatcaagtagttactatgCCAGGCTAGAAAGAcgcttgtcttgtccagaaagtaagctattaaTAAGCAAACTGTGAGTGCTAGCATCAAGATTTATCCTTTTGAGTTTGTTGTGGCAGCGCCACACTAacagtaaggacattttgtttttcTTGGCTTTGCCGATTTtcatttgatgaatgtagtaaacaaccacaggctataccacaggttactaactatttagtaacctCAGAGAATATCTCGTAAAATTTTCTAAGTAGAAGAACACCTGGACAACAAATGTGACATTTCCTTAGTCTCCCCAAGCCAGCTAGGTGTTAACAAAACAAACCATTTGGTAATTACAGTACATTTGATTAAATCATCTCCATAAAGAATGTGTAGAaaatacacaaacacaaactAAACACACATACCTTCTGAGGGATACCCATGACTTTGTTTGACAGAGTGAAATTCTGTAGGAGAAACAAAGTAGTAACAGttttaccaagagtttatagtatgcaaatattatgaactcttgctttttTATCATAAAACAAGTACAAGTTATTTTCCAAGGGGGAAAGTTTCGTGATTTTCCAAGGATTGCCAGCTATCTGTGATCTAGAGTAGCGTGGCAGGCCACTTGTCACCAATTATGCACATCTTGGCTTGTTACAAGTCCATACAAGAAGTAGTTGTTTATTTGGTTGGCACATCAAGGACCTACTTTCAATGATCAAGTACTATTTAAATTAACAGCTTTTTGAACTTCAAGAGTACATTCAAGTGATCAAAACAagaatgtttttttttattttttttttttatcaagTTCCCAGTCACAAgtcactaccatactgtatgtaccacTACCAATAGTTACATAGAACCATCTGTGACCAGGATCAAGATTTTTGATCGATGAAAGTGCACCTTGATTTTGCCTAAAGGGTTTTTGAATGCTCGACAATTTAACATATTTTGGTGAATTCTTGTGATCTAGCTTAATGGTCACTTTCTAGGActtcttgattgcttgattcagtGCAAATTTAACCCTTGGCTGCTTGATTCGACTTGATCCTGGTTGCAGATGGTTATAATTTTTTTGACTATTCCTTGTGGCGAGAGTTAATAACTCTTGCTTGTGAGGTACACTGTACCTTTCTGCAACTCCTGAACTACATGGTCCTGTGTTCTTGACCTTTTTAGTACTTCACAAAATTCCTTAAGAAATCCAGGGGGACTCCTTTCGAGTTCATCCACTATGATTCGGACCTTAGCGTTGGTATCGGTTACAAGGAGTCCAAACTGCTGTTTAGCATAATTTCCTACTAGCTTTTGTGAAATGAGGTCATCAATGATATCTTCAGGCTTAACAGTTTTCACTAGATAGTGTCGTTTGTTCTTTAACACTTCTTGTTCTATTTCTTGCAATTTAAGAGGATCCATATCGATATCACTGCCCTAAGTACCGCGCAGGTGCTTATGAATGCGGATAACGTGATCTTCCTTAAAGAGCTCCACCCTTCAGACACGTGACTGATAAGACTCTACAACACTTGAGGTATTCTTGTCATTAAAAGTtagctgttacattttataAGGATTTGTTGTCTGCTAAAAGGCTAGCGTTATTCAGTATCATTTTGCTACAGGCTCACCAACCCAACATGGCTGCGCGCGCCTCGAGGAGTCAAACTATGAACCTCCAAACGCGTTTTGGTAAGTATGAAATGCGCAAGACAGTATTGTATTAGAATTGTGTCATATCTGTATGTATTCGCCGAGGTATTCGCAACATATGTTGGTAACTAAGGAGCCACGCCCCTATGGcataaataaattctctgtatCTCGCCCACCGCCCTCTGTCAGCACTGAAAAGTTTGTACATtactgtattcttccattaatCTTGCAGGCTCTTCATTCCTGGAGCTTAAAAGTAAAGGTACAAGCTTGCATAGCCGACCTTATTTGTAGCCATTGATGTGATACATCTTGATTTTCTGCTTGAGGAAGTAAATGCTGTTTATGCTAAAGCAAAAATCACAATATTACCACTCTTGTTTTAGTCTATGTAGCCTTCTGTttgtgcataatattatgtacattacTGTAGAAACATTGGCAACCAATCAAATTATGTAGGTCTGCATACATAATTATCACAAGCCGCCTTCAGcaaatgtagctacatgtgttgTAAACCGTTTTCTAAAAGCTTAACCATATTTCCTGAAGTATACAACACGCAAGCTAATGTGAAGTACAGTACTAAACACAATTTACTCCATTTTGTAAAATTTGCGTTgatattgttttgtgttttaTAAGGCTAAACTACTTGGCTGCTAGATGTGTTATAGCTACTCTGATCACACATTTTATGATCTCTTTGCcataattatgtagaaaatGGTGGAGACTACTGTCTCATGATAAGTTAATTGTATAGAATATTGTAATGAAACTGTCTGTGTAGGGATTAAGGTTGACCCAAAGGTGAAGTTTGGTGGAGATGGACTTACCTACAAGGCTAGAGTAAGTTGCTTGATCTTgtacataataaattatatgaAATCACAATGCAATAATGATACTGCTAATTGTTTATAAGTACAGAGTTTGCTGGTATTCTTTTCTTGCAGACAAGCCGTCACACTTAGCTAGCAAATATAAATTTATTGATGCACTTTTAGTTTGTAGGTAGTGAAGAAATAATGGACAAGTCAGGGGATAAGATAGCACAGGCTGCAATAGGAAGGATAAGGGTGAGCACTATTCACATATAGCTGATGCAGATGTCAAATTGTATTGCTGCCATACATTACAGGCAGCTTGTCGAGAAGCAGGCGGTACAAAGCCTAAAGTGTTGATCAACCTGTCCCTCAATGGCATCAAAGTTGCTGATCTGAAGACAAAGGTATGGCTACATACTATAAGAGATTCTGAGGGGTTTAATTAAAACAATTAAGGATATATCAATATGCTTTAGAAATTGCCTTTTAAGACTCAACACAGATTTATTGTTCTACAACTAGTAGTTATAACTTCAATGTCCAGATATTTAATTTCAGCAACTTTTTCTTGCAGGTATGGGCAGTCAGTGTACCAATACCACGACTGACATACGTTGCCAGAGACGCAGAAGATAgctgtgtattttgtattatCGTTGCACGAAAGAAAGCCGGATTCAAGTTGCTTGTGTACAAAGCTGATGCAAGAATCGTGAGTGTACCCTCAAAGTTATATGCATGCATCAATTCATACCTGTACTTATTTAGACGGCTCAAGTAGTACAGTCTGTTAGAGAGCTCTTTCAAGTGGTGTACAAGATGTATCAAGAAAAGAAGAGCAAATCAAAGCCAGCAGAGCCAAAGACTACATCAGCCACAACCTTACCAAGGAATAACACATCAAACACTGAGCTTGTAAAGGCCATGTCAGACTCAAAGCTACTAGATGCACCACCACATTATCATGATGCTATAGATCGTGAGTGTTTCAAACCTTTATGTACTGTTAAATCATTTCTACCCTCACAGCAACATATACAGAAATTGATTTTCCACCACCTGCAGCAGGTTAAGTGTTTAttgaaatacatgtatatacaacacTGTCTCCTTCAGGTGGTAAGCAGAGTAATCAGCCAACAGCTGCTGCTACTACACAATCAGAGGTAAGGATACATCAGAAATGCTACCAATTTAAGCAAATTGTCAATAATCTCATTATATAGAGTAATGATCAAGGGTTTTTGGTTGACTTGGGTTCACCAGAATATACAGTGAGTGTTGTGAATTGTCCATGGCCATGGTATGATGTATGCTATCCAACAGGAGCAGTCTCCTGAACAGACTCAATGGAGTTATCCGTCAAAGCAATACCAAGTCCCAACATCAAACAAACCTGCTTTCCCTGTTAACCAGTACCAAGTTTCAACTCCAAACAAGCCAGCCTTTCCTGTACAAACAAATGTAAGCCATTAGTTATAAAATATTGTACTTTAACTCTAGCTGTCTGTAGAAGGCACAACAAGAATGGAGTGCTTTGGATGCAGAGCTTGCTGACATTGCAAAGGTAGGGAAATGTTGTCACTGAATACATGGTACGTAGCTTGATATGATGTAGGAGTTGAGCTTGGTTGGCGGCGATATCAGCACTCCTGAACAACCAGTGCAGCAGCAGCCACAACTACTACGAAAACAGTCCAATATACGGCAATCAGCAACTGACCCATTTACAAATGATTTTTTCAACCAACCATTTACACCTGGAAACAATGAATTTGGTCAATTCACTATACAAGATGATAGCATTGTCGAGCTTAGCAGTGCCGATCCATTCTCCTCTCCAGAAAAATCTGCAGTAAATGACGAACAGGAGACAACTGATGACCCATTTACGGCTTTTGAGTTTGACAATGCCAACAAAGACAGCACTAACAAAGAAACTACTACAAATGAATTCGATGCATATGATGCTTTTGCTTCAATAAGACACAGAGAT
This genomic interval carries:
- the LOC136256049 gene encoding uncharacterized protein, with the translated sequence MLRFLQKRRNSRSTASIEKVTHGYSEIDLGESGTLPTLVRDDIDSGFSDKLSQSGRSFSCEDLLLVGSLSQSKRRSNTPHTSSSTSTDQTSHTPSGSIDDHDYCDIGHKNNPLSSSGRLNAGNLKRIKDATKLSRKTSDSFRYQNIIGRRFSGEFAPIDELEYQKLEDAYEEALKYGAVDVTYVRLMLIGLPEAGKTTTRFSLMGEKAPNNLSRTKLVEPCQKPIRRQLAVTGNHGWSYINHEQEDEDLALLLNRLMNCGENDAGILRDSSSITSNFAHNFHRQSDPESSLPIIGPTNRSASLSPFTAPPPLPPKQNYLTMHNPSLNMPYKADGNRRGSSHNTEEGNLISPSKDKLLSVSLHQSNSIHSDTTEASETSLFVTQTKQHSLNTCSSTPCLLDPQLRIRRLSAPLVKYADVSNNHTRTLDTLHRKLKPSSIKIPDSNWSQNQFLQQGSKFRQKIKQNVFNKLKEQGENECPPGFDNEVLINIWDCGGQFVFREILPAFLAQKVAYLLIYDASKDLETVYQEPGTYPGCYAEGNTFHHMQKWMAAIHAHSTLLLPSASLYPRMLVIGTHGDALKTGEGSYELAKEKIISKIKSHFKGKRFADLVLAHFIVDNTTGGEGSNEDSSFEMIRCQVEEYAKQSLTISTPISWVLFRRVFQATITEDGIPFVSMSVAKEIAAECKIDEDTLSQVLVFYHQVGLLLHYASVPILDEVVIADPQWLVNSLSLLFSLHSSDHEELASLWTQLHEKGVLEKALYESIWSDCGIDPQGLLNLLEYFLLAAPIKPAVKQQFSDCAYFVPSLLSSWASEEEGSNLEEAVQTAAPLFLVFNTEYVPPGFFIRLAATFSSVDGVEIIFDSGVYRNRITFSIGEADELTIVENLESIKITLARYFDYKDTSCEFSQACLKAKHNLLSCCSAITQQWMPAVKATTAFQCQKVQCRNKPSHYIHFDNTVKSCLRCSYSKIREKPSAIQKLWLQPINPNTAHDMKDEVVTMKLLSKVATKLDVPKLEHLACHLGINSYDAIKADNHHYYERSMAVLKEWYDMGKGDISDLQQALQETGHHKAARLIPTKYEYSSQLPLSFHSGFPANGISMSMPPTIHLPCGQLPFRQSFRKKAINTPTTKELTLSKIVQMSSRIKDESKVIVLAVLLGYSEQEFFDMQCDYHTTRLLALHMITEWWKKSDGTFSELAEFLKAVGLGDCLQ